In the genome of Sciurus carolinensis chromosome 3, mSciCar1.2, whole genome shotgun sequence, one region contains:
- the Vezf1 gene encoding vascular endothelial zinc finger 1 isoform X1, which translates to MGNGEFKITFCVNLVYCYKTYISNAHEASHHQQQAAQNSLLPLLSSAVEPPDQKPLLPIPITQKPQAAPETLKDAIGIKKEKPKTSFVCTYCSKAFRDSYHLRRHQSCHTGIKLVSRSKKTPTTVVPLISTIAGDSSRTSLVSTIAGILSTVTTSSSGTNPSSSASTTAMPVTQSVKKPSKPVKKNHACEMCGKAFRDVYHLNRHKLSHSDEKPFECPICNQRFKRKDRMTYHVRSHEGGITKPYTCSVCGKGFSRPDHLSCHVKHVHSTERPFKCQFSSLMQTCTAAFATKDRLRTHMVRHEGKVSCNICGKLLSAAYITSHLKTHGQSQSINCNTCKQGISKTCMSEETSNQKQQQQQQQQQQQQQQQQHVTSWPGKQVETLRLWEEAVKARKKEAANLCQTSTAATTPVTLTTPFNITSSVSSGTMSNPVTVAAAMSMRSPVNVSSAVNITSPMNIGHPVTITSPLSMTSPLTLTTPVNLPTPVTAPVNIAHPVTITSPMNLPTPMTLAAPLNIAMRPVESMPFLPQALPTSPPW; encoded by the exons ATGGGGAATGGAGAATTCAAAATCACTTTTTGTGTGAACCTAGTTTATTGTTATAAGACGTACATTTCAAAT GCCCATGAAGCCTCCCATCACCAACAGCAGGCAGCACAGAACAGCTTGCTGCCCCTCCTGAGCTCTGCTGTGGAGCCCCCTGATCAGAAACCATTGCTTCCAATACCAATAACTCAGAAACCTCAGGCTGCACCAGAAACATTAAAGGATGCCATtgggattaaaaaagaaaaacccaaaacttCATTTGTATGCACTTACTGCAGTAAAGCTTTCAGGGACAGCTATCACCTGAGGCGCCACCAATCCTGCCACACAGGGATCAAGTTGGTGTCCCGCTCAAAGAAAACCCCCACCACGGTGGTTCCCCTTATCTCCACCATCGCAGGGGACAGCAGCCGAACTTCGTTGGTCTCCACCATTGCAGGCATCTTGTCTACAGTCACTACATCTTCCTCGGGCACCAACCCCAGTAGCAGTGCCAGCACCACAGCTATGCCTGTGACCCAGTCTGTCAAGAAACCCAGTAAGCCTGTCAAGAAGAACCATGCTTGTGAGATGTGTGGAAAGGCCTTTCGAGATGTGTACCACCTCAATCGGCACAAGCTCTCCCATTCGGACGAAAAGCCCTTCGAGTGTCCTATTTGTAATCAACGCTTCAAGAGGAAGGACCGGATGACTTACCATGTGAGGTCTCATGAAGGAGGCATCACCAAACCTTATACTTGCAGTGTTTGTGGGAAAGGCTTCTCGAG GCCTGACCACTTAAGCTGTCACGTAAAACATGTCCATTCAACAGAAAGACCCTTCAAATGCCAA ttttcctcCCTCATGCAGACATGCACTGCTGCCTTTGCCACCAAAGACAGACTACGGACACACATGGTGCGCCATGAAGGCAAGGTATCATGTAACATCTGTGGGAAGCTCCTGAGTGCAGCATACATCACCAGCCACTTAAAGACGCATGGACAGAGCCAAAGTATCAACTGTAATACATGTAAACAGGGCATCAGTAAAA CATGCATGAGTGAGGAGACCAGCAATCagaagcagcaacagcagcagcagcagcagcagcagcagcagcaacaacaacaacatgtgACAAGCTGGCCAGGGAAGCAGGTAGAGACACTGAGACTGTGGGAAGAAGCTGTCAAAGCAAGGAAGAAAG AAGCTGCTAACCTGTGCCAAACCTCCACGGCTGCTACGACACCTGTGACTCTTACTACTCCATTCAATATAACATCCTCTGTGTCATCTGGGACTATGTCAAACCCAGTCACAGTGGCAGCTGCAATGAGCATGAGAAGTCCAGTAAATGTTTCAAGTGCAGTTAACATAACCAGCCCAATGAACATAGGGCACCCTGTAACTATAACAAGTCCATTATCCATGACCTCTCCTTTAACACTCACTACCCCTGTAAACCTCCCCACCCCTGTCACTGCCCCAGTGAATATAGCACACCCTGTCACGATCACATCTCCAATGAACCTGCCCACACCTATGACATTAGCCGCCCCTCTCAATATAGCAATGAGGCCTGTAGAAAGCATGCCTTTCTTGCCCCAAGCTTTGCCTACTTCACCGCCTTGGTAA
- the Vezf1 gene encoding vascular endothelial zinc finger 1 isoform X2: MEANWTAFLFQAHEASHHQQQAAQNSLLPLLSSAVEPPDQKPLLPIPITQKPQAAPETLKDAIGIKKEKPKTSFVCTYCSKAFRDSYHLRRHQSCHTGIKLVSRSKKTPTTVVPLISTIAGDSSRTSLVSTIAGILSTVTTSSSGTNPSSSASTTAMPVTQSVKKPSKPVKKNHACEMCGKAFRDVYHLNRHKLSHSDEKPFECPICNQRFKRKDRMTYHVRSHEGGITKPYTCSVCGKGFSRPDHLSCHVKHVHSTERPFKCQFSSLMQTCTAAFATKDRLRTHMVRHEGKVSCNICGKLLSAAYITSHLKTHGQSQSINCNTCKQGISKTCMSEETSNQKQQQQQQQQQQQQQQQQHVTSWPGKQVETLRLWEEAVKARKKEAANLCQTSTAATTPVTLTTPFNITSSVSSGTMSNPVTVAAAMSMRSPVNVSSAVNITSPMNIGHPVTITSPLSMTSPLTLTTPVNLPTPVTAPVNIAHPVTITSPMNLPTPMTLAAPLNIAMRPVESMPFLPQALPTSPPW; this comes from the exons ATGGAGGCCAACTGGACCGCGTTCCTGTTCCAG GCCCATGAAGCCTCCCATCACCAACAGCAGGCAGCACAGAACAGCTTGCTGCCCCTCCTGAGCTCTGCTGTGGAGCCCCCTGATCAGAAACCATTGCTTCCAATACCAATAACTCAGAAACCTCAGGCTGCACCAGAAACATTAAAGGATGCCATtgggattaaaaaagaaaaacccaaaacttCATTTGTATGCACTTACTGCAGTAAAGCTTTCAGGGACAGCTATCACCTGAGGCGCCACCAATCCTGCCACACAGGGATCAAGTTGGTGTCCCGCTCAAAGAAAACCCCCACCACGGTGGTTCCCCTTATCTCCACCATCGCAGGGGACAGCAGCCGAACTTCGTTGGTCTCCACCATTGCAGGCATCTTGTCTACAGTCACTACATCTTCCTCGGGCACCAACCCCAGTAGCAGTGCCAGCACCACAGCTATGCCTGTGACCCAGTCTGTCAAGAAACCCAGTAAGCCTGTCAAGAAGAACCATGCTTGTGAGATGTGTGGAAAGGCCTTTCGAGATGTGTACCACCTCAATCGGCACAAGCTCTCCCATTCGGACGAAAAGCCCTTCGAGTGTCCTATTTGTAATCAACGCTTCAAGAGGAAGGACCGGATGACTTACCATGTGAGGTCTCATGAAGGAGGCATCACCAAACCTTATACTTGCAGTGTTTGTGGGAAAGGCTTCTCGAG GCCTGACCACTTAAGCTGTCACGTAAAACATGTCCATTCAACAGAAAGACCCTTCAAATGCCAA ttttcctcCCTCATGCAGACATGCACTGCTGCCTTTGCCACCAAAGACAGACTACGGACACACATGGTGCGCCATGAAGGCAAGGTATCATGTAACATCTGTGGGAAGCTCCTGAGTGCAGCATACATCACCAGCCACTTAAAGACGCATGGACAGAGCCAAAGTATCAACTGTAATACATGTAAACAGGGCATCAGTAAAA CATGCATGAGTGAGGAGACCAGCAATCagaagcagcaacagcagcagcagcagcagcagcagcagcagcaacaacaacaacatgtgACAAGCTGGCCAGGGAAGCAGGTAGAGACACTGAGACTGTGGGAAGAAGCTGTCAAAGCAAGGAAGAAAG AAGCTGCTAACCTGTGCCAAACCTCCACGGCTGCTACGACACCTGTGACTCTTACTACTCCATTCAATATAACATCCTCTGTGTCATCTGGGACTATGTCAAACCCAGTCACAGTGGCAGCTGCAATGAGCATGAGAAGTCCAGTAAATGTTTCAAGTGCAGTTAACATAACCAGCCCAATGAACATAGGGCACCCTGTAACTATAACAAGTCCATTATCCATGACCTCTCCTTTAACACTCACTACCCCTGTAAACCTCCCCACCCCTGTCACTGCCCCAGTGAATATAGCACACCCTGTCACGATCACATCTCCAATGAACCTGCCCACACCTATGACATTAGCCGCCCCTCTCAATATAGCAATGAGGCCTGTAGAAAGCATGCCTTTCTTGCCCCAAGCTTTGCCTACTTCACCGCCTTGGTAA
- the Vezf1 gene encoding vascular endothelial zinc finger 1 isoform X3 has protein sequence MEANWTAFLFQAHEASHHQQQAAQNSLLPLLSSAVEPPDQKPLLPIPITQKPQAAPETLKDAIGIKKEKPKTSFVCTYCSKAFRDSYHLRRHQSCHTGIKLVSRSKKTPTTVVPLISTIAGDSSRTSLVSTIAGILSTVTTSSSGTNPSSSASTTAMPVTQSVKKPSKPVKKNHACEMCGKAFRDVYHLNRHKLSHSDEKPFECPICNQRFKRKDRMTYHVRSHEGGITKPYTCSVCGKGFSRPDHLSCHVKHVHSTERPFKCQTCTAAFATKDRLRTHMVRHEGKVSCNICGKLLSAAYITSHLKTHGQSQSINCNTCKQGISKTCMSEETSNQKQQQQQQQQQQQQQQQQHVTSWPGKQVETLRLWEEAVKARKKEAANLCQTSTAATTPVTLTTPFNITSSVSSGTMSNPVTVAAAMSMRSPVNVSSAVNITSPMNIGHPVTITSPLSMTSPLTLTTPVNLPTPVTAPVNIAHPVTITSPMNLPTPMTLAAPLNIAMRPVESMPFLPQALPTSPPW, from the exons ATGGAGGCCAACTGGACCGCGTTCCTGTTCCAG GCCCATGAAGCCTCCCATCACCAACAGCAGGCAGCACAGAACAGCTTGCTGCCCCTCCTGAGCTCTGCTGTGGAGCCCCCTGATCAGAAACCATTGCTTCCAATACCAATAACTCAGAAACCTCAGGCTGCACCAGAAACATTAAAGGATGCCATtgggattaaaaaagaaaaacccaaaacttCATTTGTATGCACTTACTGCAGTAAAGCTTTCAGGGACAGCTATCACCTGAGGCGCCACCAATCCTGCCACACAGGGATCAAGTTGGTGTCCCGCTCAAAGAAAACCCCCACCACGGTGGTTCCCCTTATCTCCACCATCGCAGGGGACAGCAGCCGAACTTCGTTGGTCTCCACCATTGCAGGCATCTTGTCTACAGTCACTACATCTTCCTCGGGCACCAACCCCAGTAGCAGTGCCAGCACCACAGCTATGCCTGTGACCCAGTCTGTCAAGAAACCCAGTAAGCCTGTCAAGAAGAACCATGCTTGTGAGATGTGTGGAAAGGCCTTTCGAGATGTGTACCACCTCAATCGGCACAAGCTCTCCCATTCGGACGAAAAGCCCTTCGAGTGTCCTATTTGTAATCAACGCTTCAAGAGGAAGGACCGGATGACTTACCATGTGAGGTCTCATGAAGGAGGCATCACCAAACCTTATACTTGCAGTGTTTGTGGGAAAGGCTTCTCGAG GCCTGACCACTTAAGCTGTCACGTAAAACATGTCCATTCAACAGAAAGACCCTTCAAATGCCAA ACATGCACTGCTGCCTTTGCCACCAAAGACAGACTACGGACACACATGGTGCGCCATGAAGGCAAGGTATCATGTAACATCTGTGGGAAGCTCCTGAGTGCAGCATACATCACCAGCCACTTAAAGACGCATGGACAGAGCCAAAGTATCAACTGTAATACATGTAAACAGGGCATCAGTAAAA CATGCATGAGTGAGGAGACCAGCAATCagaagcagcaacagcagcagcagcagcagcagcagcagcagcaacaacaacaacatgtgACAAGCTGGCCAGGGAAGCAGGTAGAGACACTGAGACTGTGGGAAGAAGCTGTCAAAGCAAGGAAGAAAG AAGCTGCTAACCTGTGCCAAACCTCCACGGCTGCTACGACACCTGTGACTCTTACTACTCCATTCAATATAACATCCTCTGTGTCATCTGGGACTATGTCAAACCCAGTCACAGTGGCAGCTGCAATGAGCATGAGAAGTCCAGTAAATGTTTCAAGTGCAGTTAACATAACCAGCCCAATGAACATAGGGCACCCTGTAACTATAACAAGTCCATTATCCATGACCTCTCCTTTAACACTCACTACCCCTGTAAACCTCCCCACCCCTGTCACTGCCCCAGTGAATATAGCACACCCTGTCACGATCACATCTCCAATGAACCTGCCCACACCTATGACATTAGCCGCCCCTCTCAATATAGCAATGAGGCCTGTAGAAAGCATGCCTTTCTTGCCCCAAGCTTTGCCTACTTCACCGCCTTGGTAA